A single genomic interval of Nocardia bhagyanarayanae harbors:
- a CDS encoding phosphotransferase family protein, translating to MWGMSVAQPVEVDRDVVDFAIVGKWMEEQGLPGGAFEEVTSLGGGTQNIMLRFRRGGRDYVLRRGPKHLRAKSNDVIRREARLLGALSGAGVRAPEVIAACADESVIGAVFYLMEPIAGFNPQNELPELHAKDPEIRRQMGLSAVEAIARLGALDYQALGLTDYGKPEGFLERQVPRWLGELESYSANEGYPGPEIPGVRQVGEWLDRNRPAEWTPGILHGDCHLANMMFSYEGPEVAAMVDWEMSTIGDPLLDLGWQIATRPEPGTTGAALVGKLGAVGGLPTPEEMVEHYGRFSDRDLSHVTWYTVLACFKLGIVLEGTHARAFAGKAPKQVGDFLHAITLELFERAHRLME from the coding sequence ATGTGGGGCATGTCTGTTGCGCAACCGGTCGAAGTGGATCGCGACGTCGTCGATTTCGCGATCGTCGGGAAGTGGATGGAAGAACAGGGCCTGCCCGGCGGCGCGTTCGAGGAGGTGACTTCGCTCGGCGGCGGCACGCAGAACATCATGCTGCGATTCCGTCGCGGCGGCCGGGACTACGTGCTGCGGCGCGGACCGAAGCATCTGCGCGCCAAGAGCAACGACGTCATCCGCCGGGAGGCGCGGCTGCTCGGCGCGCTCAGCGGCGCGGGCGTGCGCGCGCCCGAGGTCATCGCCGCCTGCGCCGACGAGTCGGTCATCGGCGCGGTCTTCTATCTGATGGAGCCGATCGCCGGCTTCAACCCGCAGAACGAACTGCCCGAGTTGCACGCGAAAGACCCCGAGATCCGGCGGCAGATGGGACTGTCCGCGGTCGAGGCCATCGCCCGGCTCGGCGCGCTCGACTACCAGGCGCTCGGTCTGACCGACTACGGCAAACCCGAGGGCTTCCTGGAGCGCCAGGTGCCGCGCTGGCTCGGCGAGCTCGAATCGTATTCGGCCAACGAGGGTTATCCGGGGCCGGAGATTCCCGGCGTGCGGCAGGTTGGTGAGTGGCTGGATCGCAACCGGCCCGCCGAGTGGACGCCGGGCATCCTGCACGGCGACTGCCACCTGGCCAACATGATGTTCTCCTACGAGGGCCCCGAGGTGGCCGCGATGGTGGACTGGGAGATGTCCACCATCGGCGATCCGCTGCTCGACCTGGGCTGGCAGATCGCGACCCGGCCGGAGCCCGGCACCACCGGCGCGGCGCTGGTCGGCAAGCTGGGCGCCGTCGGCGGCCTGCCGACCCCGGAGGAGATGGTCGAGCACTACGGCCGGTTCTCCGATCGCGACCTGAGCCACGTCACCTGGTACACCGTGCTCGCCTGTTTCAAGCTGGGCATCGTGCTGGAGGGCACGCACGCGCGCGCCTTCGCGGGCAAGGCGCCCAAGCAGGTCGGCGACTTCCTGCACGCCATCACCCTGGAGTTGTTCGAGCGGGCGCACCGCCTGATGGAGTGA
- a CDS encoding DinB family protein, producing the protein MPIVPDVKNWTWVLERACPECGFDSAATTYEQVPALARDSADRLRAALERPDARRRPDESTWSPLEYAAHVRDVCRIFAYRAAIAARTAAVDPRVPAFDARGLTPEETPDGLPVFSNWDQDATAIADRYDAQEPAAVSGELALAAEAAARAFEVVPAADRGLRVRRGDGSIFTVESLAKYFVHDLVHHVHDVRG; encoded by the coding sequence ATGCCGATCGTTCCCGACGTGAAGAACTGGACCTGGGTGCTGGAGCGTGCCTGCCCCGAATGCGGATTCGACTCCGCCGCCACCACCTACGAGCAGGTGCCTGCGCTGGCCCGCGACAGCGCCGACCGGTTGCGCGCGGCGCTGGAACGTCCCGACGCCCGGCGGCGGCCGGACGAGTCGACCTGGTCGCCGCTGGAGTACGCGGCACATGTGCGCGATGTGTGCCGGATCTTCGCCTACCGTGCCGCCATTGCCGCGCGCACCGCCGCGGTCGATCCGCGCGTGCCCGCCTTCGACGCGCGCGGACTCACCCCGGAGGAGACTCCGGACGGTTTGCCGGTCTTCTCGAATTGGGATCAGGACGCGACCGCGATCGCCGACCGCTACGACGCGCAGGAGCCCGCCGCGGTCTCCGGTGAACTGGCGCTGGCGGCCGAGGCGGCGGCGCGCGCGTTCGAAGTGGTGCCCGCGGCGGACCGGGGTTTGCGGGTGCGTCGCGGCGACGGGTCGATCTTCACCGTGGAGTCGCTGGCGAAGTACTTCGTGCACGACCTCGTCCATCACGTGCACGACGTGCGCGGCTGA
- a CDS encoding NDMA-dependent alcohol dehydrogenase: MKTKGAILWGIDEPWSVEEIEIGDPVAGEVQIRMETAGMCHSDHHIVTGATPMPAFPVMGGHEGAGVITKLGPNVPGDLQVGDHVILSFIPACGRCPACVSGNMALCDLGAGLLLGQAISDGTYRIQARGQNVIPMCLLGTFAPYMTVHHTSVVKIDPTIPFEVACLVGCGVPTGFGSSTHVANVMPGETVVIAGIGGVGMSALQGAVLSGASKVVAIDPNPWKREQAQKFGATHTYASMAEAIMPLMDATEGRMAEKVILTMGEMHGDYIEEGLILTAKAGTLVVTSMGRMDAGEVKMNSFLLSMLQKTVKGCIFGGGNARQDAPRLLSLYKSGQLNLDDMVTRSYKLEEINQGYQDMLDGKNIRGIIRYTENDW, encoded by the coding sequence ATGAAGACGAAGGGCGCGATCCTGTGGGGGATCGACGAGCCGTGGTCGGTGGAAGAGATCGAGATCGGTGACCCGGTCGCCGGCGAGGTGCAGATCCGGATGGAAACCGCCGGTATGTGCCACTCGGATCACCACATCGTCACCGGTGCGACACCGATGCCCGCCTTCCCCGTGATGGGCGGCCACGAAGGCGCGGGCGTGATCACCAAGCTCGGCCCGAACGTGCCGGGCGACCTTCAGGTCGGCGACCACGTCATCCTGTCCTTCATCCCCGCGTGCGGTCGCTGTCCGGCCTGCGTCTCGGGCAACATGGCCCTCTGCGACCTCGGCGCGGGTCTGCTGCTCGGCCAGGCGATCAGCGACGGCACCTACCGCATCCAGGCGCGCGGCCAGAACGTCATCCCGATGTGCCTGCTCGGCACCTTCGCGCCGTACATGACCGTGCACCACACCTCGGTGGTGAAGATCGACCCGACCATCCCGTTCGAGGTGGCCTGCCTGGTCGGCTGCGGCGTGCCGACCGGCTTCGGCTCCTCGACCCACGTGGCCAACGTGATGCCCGGTGAGACCGTGGTGATCGCGGGCATCGGCGGCGTCGGCATGAGCGCGCTGCAGGGCGCGGTGCTCTCCGGCGCGTCCAAGGTCGTCGCCATCGACCCCAACCCGTGGAAGCGGGAGCAGGCGCAGAAGTTCGGTGCCACCCACACCTACGCCAGCATGGCCGAGGCGATCATGCCGCTGATGGACGCCACCGAGGGGCGGATGGCCGAGAAGGTCATCCTCACCATGGGCGAAATGCACGGCGACTACATCGAAGAGGGCCTGATCCTCACCGCCAAGGCGGGCACCCTGGTGGTCACCTCCATGGGCCGCATGGACGCGGGCGAGGTCAAGATGAACAGCTTCCTGCTGTCCATGCTGCAGAAGACGGTGAAGGGCTGTATCTTCGGCGGCGGCAACGCCCGCCAGGACGCGCCGCGCCTCCTCTCGCTGTACAAGTCCGGCCAGCTCAACCTGGACGACATGGTGACCCGCAGCTACAAGCTGGAGGAGATCAACCAGGGCTACCAGGACATGTTGGACGGCAAGAACATTCGCGGCATCATCCGCTACACCGAGAACGACTGGTAG
- a CDS encoding serine hydrolase domain-containing protein, translating to MSAPTIHGEVAPGFGPVADAFRRNFSRHGEIGAAVAVFAGDRPVVDLWAGYRDRRRTQPWEQDTIVPVFSSTKGMAAFVVATAVSKGVLDYEKPVADYWPEFAAQGKGAITVRQLIDHQAGLSGLDTVVKLPQLADMDGLAKILAAQKPAWQPGTRHGYHAITLGLYQGELVRRVDPQGRTLGRVFAEDIAKPLGLDFFIGLPADEPIERVAVLSATKGLDILRYERDLPLRIGAEVFLERGHSHAALTNPRCGAPARAARREFLGVESPGHGGVGNARSLAKVYGAAAARTGALPIADDLLDLLAAADTADDVPAEDLVLHTKSRYHLGFRKSRGSFRFGSDKRAYGTTGLGGSFGFADPSTGLGFGYTMNRLGMAVLDDVRSRNLREALLRCKV from the coding sequence ATGAGTGCACCCACGATCCACGGCGAGGTGGCCCCCGGCTTCGGTCCGGTCGCCGACGCGTTCCGCCGCAATTTCTCCCGGCACGGCGAAATCGGCGCGGCCGTAGCCGTTTTCGCGGGCGATCGCCCCGTCGTCGACCTGTGGGCCGGATACCGGGACCGGCGCCGCACCCAGCCGTGGGAACAGGACACCATCGTGCCGGTCTTCTCCTCGACCAAGGGCATGGCGGCGTTCGTGGTCGCGACGGCGGTCTCCAAGGGCGTCCTGGACTACGAGAAGCCGGTCGCCGACTACTGGCCGGAGTTCGCCGCGCAGGGCAAGGGCGCGATCACGGTGCGCCAGCTGATCGATCACCAGGCGGGTCTTTCCGGACTCGACACCGTGGTGAAACTCCCTCAGCTCGCCGACATGGACGGCCTCGCGAAAATCCTCGCGGCGCAGAAGCCCGCGTGGCAGCCCGGCACCCGGCACGGCTATCACGCGATCACCCTCGGCCTCTACCAGGGCGAGCTGGTGCGCCGCGTCGATCCGCAGGGCCGCACCCTCGGCCGCGTTTTCGCCGAAGACATCGCGAAGCCGCTCGGCCTGGACTTCTTCATCGGCTTGCCCGCCGACGAACCGATCGAGCGCGTCGCGGTGCTCTCGGCAACGAAGGGCCTGGACATCCTGCGCTACGAGCGCGATCTGCCGCTGCGCATCGGCGCCGAGGTCTTCCTCGAACGCGGACATTCCCATGCGGCGCTGACCAATCCGCGCTGCGGCGCGCCCGCGCGAGCCGCCCGCCGCGAATTCCTCGGGGTCGAGTCGCCCGGCCACGGCGGCGTCGGCAACGCCCGATCGCTGGCCAAGGTCTACGGCGCGGCCGCGGCGCGCACCGGCGCGCTACCCATCGCCGACGACCTGCTCGACCTGCTCGCCGCCGCCGACACCGCCGACGACGTGCCCGCCGAAGACCTGGTGCTGCACACCAAGAGCCGCTACCACCTCGGTTTCCGCAAGTCCCGCGGTTCGTTCCGGTTCGGCTCCGACAAACGCGCCTACGGCACGACGGGCCTCGGCGGCTCCTTCGGATTCGCCGATCCGAGCACCGGTCTCGGCTTCGGCTACACCATGAACCGCCTCGGCATGGCCGTCCTCGACGACGTGCGCAGCCGCAACCTCCGCGAAGCTTTGCTGCGCTGCAAGGTGTGA
- a CDS encoding serine hydrolase domain-containing protein, translated as MRSLEQIQDWPVRHAAAGVVTGAGAVSQGDAERVFPLASVTKPLVAYAVLVAVEEGAIELDQPAGPPGATVRHLLAHTSGLAFDTTDVLAEPGARRIYSSSGFEVLAEFVADQTGIAFDEYLRDAVFEPLGMKSSALTGSAGHACKSSVADLLLFAAELLNPRLISVETHAEATTVQFPGVNGILPGYGSKRPNDWGLGFEIRDAKSPHWTGGANSPRTYGHFGQSGTFLWVDPEIGVACVALADENFGDWAREVWPVLSDAVIAEARLASNTVAK; from the coding sequence GTGCGTTCACTCGAACAGATCCAGGACTGGCCGGTTCGGCACGCGGCGGCCGGTGTGGTCACCGGCGCGGGTGCGGTATCGCAGGGCGACGCCGAGCGCGTCTTCCCGCTGGCCTCGGTGACCAAGCCGCTGGTCGCCTACGCGGTGCTCGTCGCGGTGGAAGAGGGCGCGATCGAGCTCGACCAGCCCGCGGGCCCACCAGGAGCAACCGTCCGGCATCTGCTCGCGCACACTTCCGGGCTCGCCTTCGACACCACCGACGTGCTCGCCGAGCCGGGTGCGCGCCGCATCTATTCGAGTTCCGGCTTCGAGGTGCTCGCCGAATTCGTCGCGGACCAGACCGGAATCGCGTTCGACGAATACCTGCGGGACGCGGTTTTCGAACCGCTCGGCATGAAATCCTCGGCGCTCACCGGGTCCGCTGGACACGCGTGCAAGTCCTCGGTGGCGGACCTGCTGCTGTTCGCCGCCGAACTGCTGAACCCGCGGCTGATCTCGGTCGAGACCCACGCCGAGGCCACCACCGTGCAATTCCCCGGCGTGAACGGCATCCTGCCCGGATACGGTTCGAAGCGTCCCAACGACTGGGGACTCGGATTCGAAATCCGCGACGCCAAATCCCCGCACTGGACCGGCGGAGCGAACTCCCCGCGTACCTATGGGCATTTCGGCCAGTCCGGCACCTTCCTGTGGGTCGATCCGGAAATTGGAGTGGCGTGTGTCGCGTTGGCGGACGAGAATTTCGGCGACTGGGCACGGGAGGTGTGGCCGGTACTGAGTGACGCGGTGATCGCCGAAGCGAGACTCGCAAGCAACACAGTCGCGAAGTAA
- a CDS encoding DUF3145 domain-containing protein: MRASSQFADATAGVVWIHSSPAALCPHVEWALTSALGSPAKLRWTTQPADGQLRATSDWIGPVGTAARIAQSLRSWPVLRFEVTEDPSDGVDGERYSFVPALGLWHGSTSANGDVTLGEMRLRAMLQAARELGKYSAYDLASEIDRALGTAWDEDLEVFRSGDGGVGAEVTWLRRDVG, from the coding sequence GTGCGCGCATCGAGTCAGTTCGCGGACGCGACGGCGGGTGTGGTGTGGATCCACTCGTCGCCCGCCGCGCTGTGCCCACACGTCGAGTGGGCGCTCACCTCGGCCCTCGGTTCCCCCGCCAAACTGCGGTGGACCACCCAACCGGCCGACGGACAACTGCGCGCGACCAGCGACTGGATCGGCCCCGTAGGCACCGCCGCCCGTATTGCCCAGTCGTTGCGGTCTTGGCCGGTGCTCCGGTTCGAGGTCACCGAGGACCCGAGCGATGGGGTCGACGGGGAGCGGTACAGCTTCGTGCCCGCCTTGGGGTTGTGGCATGGGTCCACCAGTGCGAACGGGGATGTGACGCTGGGGGAGATGCGGTTGCGGGCGATGTTGCAGGCGGCGCGGGAGCTCGGGAAGTACTCCGCTTACGACCTGGCGTCCGAGATCGATCGTGCGTTGGGGACGGCGTGGGACGAGGACCTGGAGGTCTTTCGGTCCGGGGACGGTGGGGTTGGGGCCGAGGTGACTTGGTTGCGTCGGGACGTGGGGTAG